A genomic window from Babylonia areolata isolate BAREFJ2019XMU chromosome 9, ASM4173473v1, whole genome shotgun sequence includes:
- the LOC143285560 gene encoding ganglioside-induced differentiation-associated protein 1-like, with amino-acid sequence MSDRQVRLYYHPLSFFSQVVLVALREKEVKYEPVIVDIIRGEQIEAWYMRINSDGAVPTLQDGEKTIRESAVIVDYIDKEFPTDSKLVPDMSTEMGKEVSKWRGMLNDINMYAITYGTFCFPEFSVSGIKIPKRMLKCKTEITATNQIMGKKAEQLADEHPDLREAYSARAAAYQKRPAMLTKENVTKQMDDLETVLDQVEEQLLKVEADPSKELWFCGQQFTAADISLCVLMNRLHLLGLGERYHDDQKRPRLHAYWGHAKQRSSVKRHCLNAGRDLMKQKLAKGAKTALPVVGGLVAIGLAAGLAFLLAQKR; translated from the exons ATGTCCGACCGTCAAGTGCGACTGTACTATCACCCGCTGTCATTCTTTTCCCAAGTG gtgctGGTGGCCCTGAGGGAGAAGGAGGTGAAGTATGAGCCGGTCATTGTGGACATCATCAGGGGGGAGCAGATCGAGGCCTGGTACATGCGCATCAATTCTGATGGGGCGGTGCCCACTCTGCAGGACGGGGAGAAAACCATCAGGGAGTCGGCCGTCATTGTGGACTACATTGATAAAGAGTTCCCCACAg ACAGCAAACTGGTGCCGGACATGAGCACAGAGATGGGAAAGGAGGTGTCCAAATGGCGCGGCATGCTGAATGACATCAACATGTACGCCATCACCTATGGTACCTTCTGTTTCCCAGAATTCTCCGTTTCTGGCATCAAAATACCAAAGCGCATGCTCAAATGCAAAACTG AGATCACGGCCACCAACCAGATCATGGGGAAGAAAGCGGAGCAGCTTGCGGATGAACATCCTGACCTGCGTGAAGCGTACTCTGCCCGGGCGGCTGCCTACCAGAAGAGGCCAGCAATGCTGACCAAGGAGAACGTCACCAAGCAGATGGATGACCTGGAGACAGTGCTGGACCAGGTGGAGGAGCAGCTCCTGAAGGTGGAAGCAG ACCCATCCAAAGAGCTGTGGTTCTGCGGACAGCAGTTCACGGCGGCTGACATCTCGCTGTGCGTACTGATGAACCGTCTGCACTTGCTGGGGCTGGGCGAGCGTTACCACGACGACCAGAAGCGACCTCGCCTGCATGCGTACTGGGGGCATGCCAAGCAGAGGTCCTCAGTGAAGCGGCACTGCCTGAATGCGGGCCGGGACCTGATGAAGCAGAAGCTGGCCAAGGGGGCCAAAACGGCCCTGCCCGTCGTGGGAGGTCTGGTGGCCATCGGGCTGGCTGCAGGGCTGGCCTTCCTGCTGGCACAGAAAAGGTAA